A portion of the Bifidobacterium crudilactis genome contains these proteins:
- a CDS encoding oleate hydratase, translated as MHYSSGNYEAFVHPRKPARSDSVSAYIVGTGLAGLSAAVFLIRDGQVAGERIHLLEELPLAGGSLDGIQRPDIGFITRGGREMENHFECLWDMYRSIPSLEIPGASYLDEYYWLDKDDPNSSNCRLIHDRGDREPTDGDFTLTDNAQKEIVKLILMSESETGDKTIEDFFSEDFFASNFWYYWATMFAFEKWHSLAEMRRYLMRFIHHIDGLPDFTALKFNRYNQYDSMVKPLLAYLEEHHVDIRYGTTVRNVAVESRGDGIVAKKLILTVNGEDQEQSLGEDDLVFVTNGSITESTTYGDHHTPAPITKEPGGSWTLWENLAKQSPEFGHPEVFYKGLPQRSWFISATATIENTEVDPYIERLTKRPLHDNKINTGGIITVTDSNWLLSFAVHRQPHFKEQRPNETTVWIYGLYSDTEGNYVHKKITECTGEEITQEWLYHLGVPEALIPKLAKQDSINTNPVYMPFITSYFMPRKAGDRPAVIPQGSKNLAFIGNFAESPTRDTVFTTEYSVRTAMEAVYTFLDIERAIPEVFGSAYDIRELLKAAFYLRDRKSLTEAPLPTKFPIPDLVKSKALHKIQGTWVEELLKESHLL; from the coding sequence ATGCATTACTCAAGTGGTAATTACGAAGCGTTCGTCCACCCACGTAAACCAGCTCGATCTGACTCAGTGTCCGCTTATATTGTCGGGACCGGACTGGCTGGTCTTTCGGCCGCCGTGTTTCTCATCCGAGACGGGCAGGTTGCTGGGGAACGCATCCATTTATTGGAGGAACTGCCGTTAGCAGGAGGTTCACTTGATGGCATTCAGCGACCTGATATAGGGTTCATCACCCGAGGTGGTCGCGAAATGGAGAACCATTTTGAATGCCTGTGGGACATGTACCGGTCCATTCCATCCTTGGAAATTCCTGGAGCCTCGTATCTTGATGAATACTACTGGCTGGACAAAGACGACCCGAATTCTTCAAACTGTCGTCTCATCCATGACCGTGGTGACCGCGAACCCACCGACGGTGATTTCACACTCACGGATAACGCGCAGAAGGAAATCGTCAAACTGATACTGATGTCCGAAAGCGAAACCGGTGATAAGACCATCGAGGACTTCTTCTCCGAGGACTTTTTCGCCAGCAATTTCTGGTACTACTGGGCGACAATGTTTGCATTTGAAAAGTGGCACTCGCTTGCCGAGATGCGTCGCTATCTTATGCGGTTCATTCATCATATCGATGGGTTACCCGATTTTACCGCGCTCAAATTCAACCGCTACAACCAGTATGATTCCATGGTTAAGCCCCTCCTCGCATACCTTGAGGAACACCATGTCGACATTCGTTACGGCACCACTGTTCGTAATGTTGCAGTCGAGTCTCGTGGGGACGGCATCGTTGCCAAGAAACTGATCCTCACAGTTAATGGCGAGGATCAGGAACAGTCCTTGGGTGAAGATGATCTGGTCTTCGTCACCAACGGTTCCATCACCGAATCGACGACCTACGGAGACCATCACACTCCTGCTCCCATCACCAAGGAGCCAGGAGGCAGCTGGACGCTTTGGGAGAACCTCGCTAAACAGTCACCCGAGTTCGGACATCCTGAGGTGTTCTATAAGGGACTGCCTCAACGAAGCTGGTTCATCTCAGCGACGGCAACCATAGAGAACACTGAAGTTGATCCCTATATTGAGCGTCTGACAAAGAGGCCTCTGCATGACAACAAAATCAATACTGGCGGTATCATCACCGTCACCGATTCCAACTGGCTGCTGAGTTTCGCCGTGCATCGTCAACCGCATTTCAAAGAACAACGACCTAATGAAACCACCGTGTGGATATACGGCCTGTATTCCGATACTGAAGGCAACTACGTGCACAAGAAAATCACCGAGTGCACCGGCGAGGAAATAACGCAGGAGTGGCTCTATCACTTGGGTGTTCCAGAGGCGCTGATCCCGAAACTCGCAAAACAGGATTCCATCAACACCAACCCTGTATACATGCCGTTCATCACGAGCTACTTCATGCCGCGCAAGGCAGGCGATAGACCGGCGGTCATACCTCAAGGATCAAAGAACCTTGCCTTCATTGGCAATTTCGCTGAATCCCCCACCAGAGACACGGTATTCACCACCGAGTACTCCGTGCGTACGGCAATGGAGGCAGTCTACACATTCCTCGATATAGAACGCGCCATACCTGAGGTATTCGGATCCGCTTACGACATCAGAGAGCTACTGAAAGCCGCATTCTATCTGCGTGACAGGAAAAGCCTCACCGAAGCCCCTCTCCCCACCAAATTCCCGATACCCGATCTTGTGAAAAGCAAAGCATTGCACAAGATTCAAGGCACTTGGGTGGAAGAGCTGCTCAAAGAATCCCATCTTCTCTGA
- a CDS encoding TetR/AcrR family transcriptional regulator, which yields MGPQIAVKINRRERNAMATRAKIFEVAHRLFSEKGYDAVTVQQIADKADIGIGTLFYHASSKTELFLMVYNSSLEQAIQAGRNTQNDLPEDANLCERIIALSLPIANAMNSPEAGNFARYHKELLFGDSNDRYRRAGIDLVRGFESEVAGVLGGAVHIDAHSLLTRLTARAIFAALHFDIALPETDLNPATRFASAGSMSLRMQIQIIVEGFQSIALRHATLSNSEPNLSTPANRASDEDGSWLNVVPASDVS from the coding sequence ATGGGACCACAGATCGCGGTGAAGATTAACCGCCGTGAGCGTAACGCCATGGCTACACGTGCGAAGATTTTCGAGGTTGCACATAGACTGTTCTCGGAAAAGGGTTATGACGCAGTTACCGTCCAACAAATTGCCGACAAGGCTGATATTGGTATCGGAACGTTGTTCTATCACGCGTCATCGAAAACCGAGCTGTTTCTCATGGTGTACAACTCTTCGCTTGAACAGGCCATACAAGCTGGTAGGAACACTCAGAATGATCTTCCTGAGGACGCCAACCTCTGTGAGCGTATCATTGCCCTTTCTCTTCCCATAGCCAATGCCATGAACAGTCCTGAAGCTGGAAACTTTGCCAGATATCACAAGGAACTACTGTTCGGCGATTCCAATGACCGGTACAGACGTGCGGGAATTGATTTGGTCAGAGGATTTGAAAGCGAGGTCGCAGGTGTGCTTGGCGGTGCAGTGCATATCGATGCCCATAGTTTGCTGACACGACTGACCGCCCGCGCAATCTTCGCTGCATTGCATTTCGATATTGCTTTACCTGAGACGGATTTGAACCCAGCCACCAGGTTCGCGAGTGCCGGTTCGATGAGTCTTCGCATGCAGATTCAGATTATTGTCGAGGGTTTTCAAAGCATCGCCTTACGTCACGCCACACTCAGTAACAGTGAGCCGAATCTGAGCACACCAGCAAACCGCGCCAGCGACGAAGACGGCTCCTGGCTGAACGTCGTCCCGGCAAGCGATGTCTCCTAA